In a single window of the Terrirubrum flagellatum genome:
- the xth gene encoding exodeoxyribonuclease III: MRLTIATWNINSVRLRFEQVARFCREKAPDILCLQETKCIDDLFPRKETLKLGYEHIAIHGQKSYNGVAILSKLPFADVTRQNFCGLEDRRHISVKLAKEAGPAKDILIHNFYIPAGGDVPDPDANPKFAHKLKFLDELTQWSDGRKAKERSIAVGDLNVAPHEHDVWSHKQLLDIVSHTPIETDKLKDALAAGQWVDVMRKLRPEPEKLYSWWSYRAADWQLSNRGRRLDHVWLSPALGGSLAGGEIVSPTRGWERPSDHVPVVATLDL, encoded by the coding sequence ATGCGTCTGACCATCGCCACCTGGAACATCAATTCCGTGCGCCTGCGCTTCGAACAGGTGGCGCGCTTCTGTCGCGAAAAGGCGCCTGACATCCTGTGCCTGCAGGAAACCAAGTGCATCGACGATCTTTTCCCGCGGAAAGAGACGCTGAAGCTCGGCTATGAGCATATCGCGATCCATGGCCAGAAGAGCTACAACGGCGTCGCCATCCTTTCGAAGCTGCCCTTCGCCGACGTCACCCGGCAGAACTTCTGCGGCCTTGAGGATCGCCGGCACATCAGCGTGAAGCTGGCGAAAGAAGCGGGGCCGGCGAAAGACATCCTGATCCACAATTTCTACATTCCGGCCGGCGGCGACGTTCCCGATCCCGACGCCAATCCGAAATTCGCGCACAAGCTCAAATTTCTGGACGAGCTGACGCAATGGTCAGACGGCCGCAAAGCGAAGGAGCGTTCGATTGCGGTCGGCGACCTCAACGTCGCGCCGCACGAGCATGACGTCTGGAGCCACAAGCAGCTTCTCGACATCGTCAGCCACACGCCCATCGAGACCGACAAGCTGAAGGACGCTCTCGCCGCCGGCCAATGGGTCGACGTCATGCGCAAGCTTCGGCCCGAGCCGGAAAAGCTCTATTCCTGGTGGAGCTACCGCGCCGCCGATTGGCAGCTCTCCAATCGCGGCCGCCGCCTTGACCATGTCTGGCTGTCGCCGGCGCTCGGCGGCTCTTTGGCTGGCGGCGAGATCGTCAGCCCGACGCGCGGCTGGGAGCGACCCTCCGATCATGTGCCCGTCGTTGCGACGCTCGACCTGTGA
- a CDS encoding 2'-5' RNA ligase family protein: protein MALALCLAAGNPSAASIEKLWDAAAAYESTPSLRAVGYPPHLTLAIWETTDVSEEAARAALARAVAGEQAIRLRFTRIASFDADPLILWLAPNPSPVLSRIHRAVHAIIDPTFCHPHYRPDGWIPHCTLATRIPADRRADALAFAARFDGDIDAVFDRADCLTFPPVSLIESHRLPPSAESSDSTPCV, encoded by the coding sequence GTGGCGTTGGCTCTTTGCCTCGCGGCTGGCAATCCGTCAGCCGCGTCTATCGAAAAGCTTTGGGACGCCGCCGCGGCCTATGAGAGCACACCCTCCCTGCGGGCGGTCGGCTATCCCCCGCATCTGACTCTGGCGATCTGGGAAACGACCGACGTCTCCGAGGAAGCGGCGCGCGCCGCTTTGGCCCGAGCCGTCGCCGGCGAGCAGGCGATCAGGCTGCGTTTCACACGCATCGCGAGCTTCGACGCCGATCCGCTCATCCTCTGGCTGGCGCCGAACCCTTCGCCCGTCCTGTCGCGGATTCATCGCGCCGTCCACGCTATCATCGACCCGACTTTCTGCCATCCGCATTACCGTCCGGACGGCTGGATTCCCCATTGCACTCTCGCGACCCGAATCCCCGCTGACCGGCGCGCGGACGCGCTCGCCTTCGCCGCGAGGTTTGATGGAGATATAGACGCCGTGTTCGATCGCGCGGATTGCTTGACCTTTCCGCCGGTCAGCCTCATCGAAAGCCATCGCCTGCCGCCGTCCGCGGAAAGCTCCGATTCCACTCCATGCGTCTGA
- a CDS encoding outer membrane lipoprotein carrier protein LolA, translating into MPLPLALTRCALAGGLIFSASLAVAQNPPLPPARPGSSSSAATAPIPTPAAPVQPAKAEGPLDQGAVIERANTYLNSLTSLSGDFTQVGGDGKQYRGRLYVQKPGKLRFEYDPPAVIEVVSDGTSVIVRDRKAATQDLYAIGQTPLKFLLKDRLDLTRDTTVLRTTAEGANATVTLEDKNTLGGVSRITLTFDARTFTLKNWRIRDPQGNDTFVALSNIEPNARTDPGKFVINYERVLR; encoded by the coding sequence ATGCCTCTGCCTCTCGCCTTGACCCGCTGCGCGCTCGCCGGCGGTCTCATCTTTTCCGCCTCTCTCGCGGTTGCGCAGAACCCGCCCCTGCCGCCGGCGCGGCCGGGCTCCTCCTCATCCGCGGCGACAGCGCCGATTCCGACGCCCGCCGCGCCGGTCCAGCCGGCGAAGGCGGAGGGGCCGCTTGATCAGGGCGCGGTGATTGAACGCGCCAACACCTATCTCAACTCACTCACCAGTCTGAGCGGCGACTTCACCCAGGTCGGCGGCGACGGCAAACAGTATCGCGGTCGGCTCTATGTCCAGAAGCCGGGCAAACTGCGCTTCGAATATGACCCGCCCGCCGTGATCGAGGTGGTGTCGGACGGCACCTCGGTCATCGTGCGCGACCGCAAGGCGGCGACCCAGGACCTCTACGCCATCGGCCAGACGCCGCTGAAATTCCTGCTGAAGGACCGGCTTGATCTGACCCGCGACACGACCGTGCTGCGCACCACGGCGGAAGGCGCCAACGCGACGGTGACGCTCGAAGACAAGAACACGCTGGGTGGCGTCTCGCGCATCACGCTGACCTTCGACGCCAGGACCTTCACCCTCAAGAACTGGCGCATCCGCGACCCCCAAGGCAACGACACCTTCGTCGCCCTGTCGAACATCGAGCCCAACGCGCGCACCGACCCCGGCAAGTTCGTAATCAATTACGAGCGCGTGCTGCGGTAG
- a CDS encoding GNAT family N-acetyltransferase, which yields MSINLRIATVDDLDALARLNEPVQQLHARLYPADFKASPERAEVKTFFAARLADPKSTIALAEVDRRPAGYIWFDSVMRLESAFKPERRCFYIHQISVDPEFRRRGVGAALMRCVVDEATSLGIPDIELDTWAANQEAHRFFEAQGFATLKLVYKRRAESR from the coding sequence ATGTCGATCAATCTGCGAATCGCGACGGTGGACGATCTCGATGCGCTCGCCCGGCTCAACGAACCGGTGCAGCAGCTTCACGCGCGGCTCTATCCCGCCGACTTCAAGGCGTCGCCGGAAAGAGCGGAGGTGAAAACCTTCTTCGCCGCGCGTCTGGCGGATCCGAAAAGCACGATCGCTCTCGCTGAAGTCGACAGGCGGCCAGCGGGCTATATCTGGTTCGACTCGGTGATGCGGCTCGAGAGCGCGTTCAAGCCCGAGCGTCGCTGCTTCTATATCCATCAGATCTCCGTGGACCCGGAATTTCGCCGGCGCGGCGTCGGCGCGGCGCTGATGCGCTGCGTCGTCGACGAAGCCACATCGCTCGGAATCCCCGACATCGAGCTCGACACCTGGGCCGCGAATCAGGAGGCGCATCGATTTTTCGAGGCGCAGGGATTCGCGACGCTGAAGCTGGTCTACAAGCGCCGCGCCGAATCCCGGTGA
- a CDS encoding PhzF family phenazine biosynthesis protein: MPAYAFETVDVFTDRRFGGNPLAVFTDARGLSDTDMQSLAAEMNLSETTFVLPPENPAHAARVRIFNRTAEMPFAGHPNVGTAFVLARQGCGANDTLLFEEMAGLVEVKVMRDSAGEVAGAVIAAPQALSLGIELPVDGVAACASLTASDIKASAHRPVQASVGVRFVLTEVKADALAGAGPDVAAFRKLEAAHAELEGRLSLFLYARDGNRIRARMFAPLAGTFEDPATGSASATTAALLLSLDGGDKAEFTLTQGVEMGRPSLLHLAAHRAADGFRATVGGGCVPVFRGEATV, translated from the coding sequence ATGCCCGCCTACGCCTTCGAGACCGTCGACGTCTTCACCGATCGCCGCTTCGGCGGCAATCCGCTCGCCGTCTTCACCGATGCGCGGGGACTGTCCGACACAGACATGCAGTCGCTCGCCGCCGAGATGAATCTGAGCGAGACGACGTTTGTTTTGCCGCCTGAGAATCCGGCGCACGCGGCGCGCGTCCGCATTTTCAATCGCACCGCCGAGATGCCATTCGCCGGCCATCCCAATGTCGGCACGGCTTTCGTTCTCGCGCGCCAGGGGTGCGGCGCAAACGACACGCTGCTGTTCGAGGAGATGGCGGGTCTTGTCGAGGTGAAGGTCATGCGCGATTCCGCCGGCGAGGTCGCAGGCGCCGTGATCGCCGCGCCGCAGGCGCTGTCGCTCGGGATCGAACTGCCTGTCGATGGAGTCGCCGCCTGCGCAAGTTTGACCGCCTCCGACATCAAGGCCTCGGCGCATCGCCCGGTTCAGGCGTCGGTCGGCGTGCGCTTCGTGCTGACAGAAGTGAAGGCCGACGCGCTGGCCGGCGCGGGGCCCGACGTCGCCGCGTTTCGCAAGCTTGAGGCGGCGCATGCCGAACTCGAGGGGCGGCTGTCGCTCTTTCTCTATGCGCGCGACGGGAATCGCATTCGCGCCCGCATGTTCGCGCCGCTCGCCGGCACTTTCGAAGATCCCGCCACGGGTAGCGCCAGCGCGACGACGGCGGCGCTGCTTCTGTCGCTCGATGGCGGCGACAAGGCGGAATTCACGCTGACGCAGGGCGTCGAGATGGGGCGGCCGAGCCTGTTGCACCTCGCTGCGCATCGCGCTGCTGATGGATTCCGGGCGACGGTTGGTGGCGGCTGCGTGCCGGTGTTTCGGGGAGAGGCGACGGTTTAG
- a CDS encoding DNA translocase FtsK, whose amino-acid sequence MRTTRNRARLTDWIPDPVKEFASRRAAETVGLALVAGAAACAVALATWSVQDPSLNHATKGTTHNLLGAPGAVVADLAIQLLGLAIIAFLLTPTVWGVRLLAARPFPGRVWRIVSWIAGFLSASAMLSALPRADRWPLPGGLGGAVGDVLIGAARNAISTVSSPLAAFAPILFAAMAILFLTGSVSFGDSGEEEESEPSERRLRQLDDDSSDRDSEPGLAIIWLGALVHWLLSARAAIARALKGGVAYGRAKMAARVAARESEERVEPRAGMRREPVFDAPEEELDEPPTIEPRTIEADYVRQAPQSRVAPPPVATKSGKRIEKERQPSLLDKESGYELPRLTFLAEPRKSTAPLMSQDALEQNARLLEGVLEDFGVKGEITAVRPGPVVTLYELEPAPGTKSSRVISLADDIARSMSALSARVAVIQGKNAIGIELPNHRRETVFLRELLASQDYETSKQKLALCLGKTIGGEPVIAELARMPHLLVAGTTGSGKSVAINTMILSLVYRLTPDECRLIMVDPKMLELSVYDGIPHLLTPVVTDPKKAVVALKWAVREMEDRYKKMAKLGVRNIDGFNTRVGEALAKGEQISRTIQTGFDRETGEPIFEQETMELGKLPYIVVIVDEMADLMMVAGKEIEGAVQRLAQMARAAGIHVILATQRPSVDVITGTIKANFPTRISFQVTSKIDSRTILGEQGAEQLLGQGDMLYMAGGGRIQRVHGPFVADDEVEKVVAHLKRQAKPQYLEEVTAEDPSEEGGDSPVFDQGEFGSGSGDLYDQAIAIILRDKKASTSYIQRRLQIGYNRAASLMERMEKEGIVGPANHAGKREILMESPQHAMTDDD is encoded by the coding sequence ATGCGAACCACGCGCAACCGCGCGCGCCTGACCGACTGGATCCCCGATCCGGTCAAGGAATTCGCCTCGCGGCGGGCGGCCGAGACCGTTGGTCTCGCCCTCGTTGCGGGCGCCGCCGCCTGCGCGGTCGCGCTGGCGACCTGGAGCGTGCAGGACCCGAGCCTCAACCACGCCACCAAGGGGACAACGCATAATCTCCTTGGCGCGCCCGGCGCCGTCGTTGCCGATCTCGCGATTCAGCTTCTCGGCCTCGCCATCATCGCCTTTCTCCTGACGCCGACCGTCTGGGGCGTGCGGCTGCTGGCCGCGCGGCCTTTCCCCGGACGCGTCTGGCGCATCGTTTCCTGGATCGCCGGTTTCCTCTCGGCGTCCGCCATGCTGAGCGCGCTGCCGCGCGCCGATCGCTGGCCGCTGCCCGGCGGTCTCGGCGGCGCGGTTGGCGACGTGCTGATCGGCGCGGCCCGCAACGCCATTTCGACCGTCTCCTCGCCGCTCGCCGCCTTCGCGCCGATCCTGTTCGCCGCGATGGCCATCCTGTTCCTGACCGGCTCCGTAAGTTTCGGCGATTCCGGCGAAGAGGAAGAGTCCGAGCCATCCGAGCGTCGGTTGCGCCAGCTCGATGATGATTCCAGCGACCGCGATTCCGAGCCCGGCCTCGCCATCATCTGGCTTGGCGCGCTGGTTCACTGGCTGCTGTCGGCAAGAGCCGCGATCGCGCGCGCGTTGAAAGGCGGCGTCGCCTATGGCCGCGCCAAAATGGCGGCGCGCGTCGCCGCCCGCGAGAGCGAAGAACGGGTCGAACCACGCGCGGGCATGCGGCGGGAGCCTGTGTTCGATGCGCCGGAGGAAGAATTGGACGAGCCGCCGACGATCGAGCCGCGCACCATCGAGGCCGACTATGTCAGGCAGGCGCCGCAGTCGCGCGTCGCGCCGCCGCCCGTTGCGACCAAGTCGGGCAAGCGCATCGAGAAGGAGCGCCAGCCTTCGCTGCTCGACAAGGAGAGCGGCTACGAACTGCCGCGCCTCACCTTCCTCGCCGAGCCCAGGAAATCGACGGCGCCTTTGATGTCGCAGGATGCGCTCGAACAGAATGCGCGTCTGCTCGAAGGCGTGCTCGAGGATTTCGGCGTCAAGGGCGAGATCACGGCGGTGCGCCCCGGTCCCGTCGTCACGCTTTACGAACTCGAACCGGCGCCCGGCACCAAATCATCGCGCGTGATTTCGCTGGCCGACGACATCGCCCGCTCGATGAGCGCGTTGTCCGCTCGCGTCGCCGTCATCCAGGGCAAGAACGCCATCGGCATCGAACTGCCGAACCATCGGCGCGAAACGGTGTTCCTGCGCGAATTGCTGGCGTCGCAGGATTACGAGACCTCGAAGCAGAAGCTTGCGCTCTGCCTCGGCAAGACGATCGGCGGCGAGCCTGTCATCGCCGAACTCGCGCGCATGCCCCATCTGCTTGTCGCCGGCACCACCGGCTCGGGCAAATCGGTTGCGATCAACACCATGATTCTGTCGCTCGTCTATCGGCTGACGCCGGACGAGTGCCGGCTGATCATGGTCGATCCGAAGATGCTCGAACTCTCCGTCTATGACGGCATCCCGCATCTGCTCACGCCCGTCGTCACCGATCCCAAAAAAGCCGTCGTCGCGCTCAAATGGGCCGTGCGCGAGATGGAGGATCGCTACAAGAAGATGGCGAAGCTCGGCGTGCGCAACATTGACGGCTTCAACACGCGCGTCGGCGAGGCGCTGGCGAAGGGCGAGCAGATTTCGCGCACCATTCAAACGGGATTTGATCGCGAAACCGGCGAGCCGATCTTCGAGCAGGAGACGATGGAATTGGGCAAGCTGCCCTACATCGTCGTCATCGTCGACGAGATGGCCGACCTGATGATGGTCGCCGGCAAGGAGATCGAAGGGGCTGTGCAGCGTCTCGCGCAGATGGCGCGCGCCGCCGGCATCCATGTCATCCTCGCGACGCAGCGTCCCTCGGTCGACGTCATCACCGGCACGATCAAGGCGAATTTCCCGACGCGCATCTCCTTCCAGGTCACGTCGAAGATCGACTCGCGCACCATTCTTGGCGAGCAGGGCGCGGAACAGCTCCTCGGCCAGGGCGACATGCTCTATATGGCCGGCGGCGGGCGCATCCAGCGCGTGCACGGCCCCTTCGTCGCCGACGACGAGGTCGAGAAGGTCGTCGCGCATTTGAAGCGCCAGGCGAAGCCGCAATATCTCGAAGAGGTCACGGCCGAAGACCCGAGTGAGGAAGGCGGAGATTCGCCCGTCTTCGATCAGGGCGAGTTCGGTTCAGGCTCCGGCGATCTCTACGATCAGGCCATCGCCATCATTCTGCGCGACAAGAAGGCCTCGACTTCCTACATCCAGCGCCGTCTGCAGATCGGCTACAACAGAGCCGCCTCGCTCATGGAGCGCATGGAGAAGGAGGGCATCGTCGGCCCGGCCAACCACGCGGGCAAGCGCGAGATTCTGATGGAGTCTCCGCAGCACGCGATGACGGATGACGACTGA
- a CDS encoding serine hydrolase domain-containing protein, giving the protein MSGQDLRWSAAAEEAARIAEGWRDDEPGGAIALFDATRIRSETCGGLADLASGAKFSADTVSRYASITKHVFASMMLRQGDRIGLDDPLGRHLPNLREPLAGVTAGRALDMTGGLPDVRECLSLLGVGLATVSEKAAILDFVGDLDALNFPAGSEISYSNTGYRLLDAAMEAKGARFQTWLDETLNRPIGLHFVAPETWAEPVKGLAPGYWKSPEGWRLTTSGLHLSASGCLIGSVRDLGAWLQALMADRDPARGLLPQLSATRFLGDGRPTAYGLGLARTVIGGRELFGHGGSHAGYKAYFLIDSAAQAGVALVSNREDTLPFGMALRVMAALHGEKPPAPGCDLAEGLYAAETGPSWLEVKDGVASFLGSGETLYPAGDGSFVSLSAHFPVRLRQEGEAISGEISHVARQFIPVRSDERPPNQTDWSNKSFRASFAIEDDRFVMGIGPTRQSAPLTPLGKGRFIAETSDGPWPKRFCLAFEGDKVRLVTNRSRGLTFNRV; this is encoded by the coding sequence ATGAGCGGACAGGACCTGCGCTGGAGCGCCGCGGCGGAAGAAGCGGCGCGCATCGCCGAAGGCTGGCGCGACGATGAGCCCGGCGGCGCGATCGCCCTGTTCGACGCGACGCGCATCCGTTCGGAGACTTGCGGCGGCCTCGCCGATCTCGCGAGTGGGGCGAAGTTTTCGGCCGACACAGTCTCCCGCTACGCCTCGATCACCAAGCATGTCTTCGCCTCGATGATGTTGCGCCAAGGCGACCGCATCGGGCTCGATGATCCGCTTGGCCGCCATCTCCCCAACCTGCGCGAACCGCTGGCGGGCGTCACCGCCGGACGGGCGCTCGATATGACTGGCGGCCTGCCAGACGTCCGCGAATGCCTTTCACTGCTCGGCGTCGGCCTCGCGACGGTGAGCGAGAAAGCGGCGATCCTCGATTTCGTCGGCGATCTCGACGCGCTGAATTTCCCCGCGGGATCGGAAATCTCCTACTCCAACACCGGCTATCGCCTGCTCGACGCGGCGATGGAGGCGAAGGGCGCCCGGTTCCAGACCTGGCTCGACGAAACGCTTAATAGACCGATCGGTCTACACTTTGTCGCGCCCGAGACTTGGGCCGAGCCCGTGAAGGGTTTGGCGCCCGGCTACTGGAAATCGCCGGAGGGGTGGCGGCTGACAACTTCGGGCCTGCATCTCTCGGCCTCAGGCTGCCTGATCGGCAGCGTGCGCGATCTCGGCGCTTGGCTTCAGGCGCTGATGGCCGATCGCGATCCCGCTCGGGGCCTGCTTCCGCAGCTCTCCGCCACGCGGTTTCTTGGGGATGGCCGCCCTACCGCCTATGGGCTCGGCCTCGCCAGAACTGTCATCGGCGGGCGCGAACTCTTCGGCCATGGCGGCTCGCACGCCGGCTACAAGGCTTATTTTCTGATCGATTCCGCCGCGCAGGCGGGCGTGGCGCTCGTCTCGAACCGCGAGGACACCCTTCCTTTCGGCATGGCGTTGCGCGTGATGGCGGCGCTCCATGGCGAGAAGCCGCCCGCGCCCGGCTGCGATCTGGCCGAAGGGCTCTACGCCGCCGAAACCGGGCCTTCCTGGCTTGAGGTGAAGGATGGCGTCGCCTCCTTCCTCGGCAGCGGCGAGACTCTCTATCCCGCGGGCGACGGGTCCTTCGTCTCCCTCTCCGCCCACTTCCCGGTGCGGCTGAGACAGGAGGGCGAGGCGATCTCGGGCGAAATCAGCCACGTCGCGCGCCAATTCATCCCTGTGCGCAGCGATGAACGGCCACCAAACCAGACCGATTGGTCTAACAAGAGTTTCCGCGCCTCTTTCGCCATAGAGGATGATCGTTTCGTCATGGGAATCGGCCCGACGCGGCAGTCCGCGCCGCTGACGCCGCTCGGCAAAGGCCGCTTCATCGCCGAGACGTCGGACGGGCCCTGGCCGAAGCGCTTCTGTCTGGCCTTTGAAGGCGACAAGGTTCGGCTCGTGACGAACCGGAGCCGGGGGCTGACCTTCAACCGCGTCTGA
- a CDS encoding 6,7-dimethyl-8-ribityllumazine synthase, whose product MNQILNQTALENSHSVPDVRPPTRGSGDRVAFIQACWHKEIVDQCRIAFMEEAERLGLQPASIDVFETPGSFEIPLQAKTLAGSGRYAAIVAAGLIVDGGVYRHEFVADAVISALMRLQMEVCVPVISAVLTPQRFHDHEDHRRFFRDHFLIKGREAAQACMRTIDNIAAARKAA is encoded by the coding sequence ATGAATCAGATCTTGAATCAGACTGCTCTCGAAAATTCGCATTCCGTTCCCGACGTTCGTCCGCCGACGCGAGGCTCCGGCGATCGCGTCGCTTTCATCCAGGCTTGCTGGCACAAGGAGATCGTCGATCAATGCCGCATCGCCTTCATGGAAGAGGCGGAACGGCTTGGCCTTCAGCCTGCGTCGATCGACGTCTTCGAAACGCCGGGCTCGTTTGAAATCCCGCTGCAGGCGAAGACGCTCGCCGGGAGCGGGCGCTACGCCGCGATCGTCGCAGCGGGGCTCATCGTCGATGGCGGCGTCTATCGTCATGAATTCGTCGCCGACGCCGTGATCAGCGCACTGATGCGGCTGCAGATGGAGGTGTGCGTGCCTGTGATCTCCGCCGTGCTGACGCCGCAACGTTTCCATGATCATGAAGATCATCGCCGGTTTTTTCGCGATCATTTCCTGATCAAGGGTCGCGAGGCGGCGCAGGCCTGCATGCGCACCATCGATAATATCGCGGCCGCGCGAAAGGCGGCGTGA
- the aidB gene encoding AidB family quorum-quenching N-acyl homoserine lactonase has translation MTQPRRFGAYEILPLFDGVFEHSSDALIHADGAEARERTIAAWGDPNFRFDVNCFLLRGPDGLTLIDSGCGSAWGAAFGHARAALRDAGVAPDDIKRVLLTHIHGDHALGLFERDEPYFPRAEIWVAQDDLDFYTSAEAREKTPEARRTAFKLTEQLLKIYGDRVRGIPMGAILPGVEAMSLPGHTPAHTGYLIGEGGDRLLIWGDALHFGDFQAADPKRGLSFDIDPTTAVRTRFSMLDRAARENWVITGSHLKGSGRIERAGEGFHIAAA, from the coding sequence ATGACGCAGCCCCGCCGTTTTGGAGCCTACGAAATTCTCCCGCTTTTCGACGGCGTCTTCGAGCATTCCTCGGACGCGCTGATTCACGCCGATGGCGCCGAGGCGCGCGAGCGCACGATCGCGGCATGGGGCGATCCGAATTTTCGCTTCGACGTGAACTGCTTTCTGCTGCGTGGGCCGGATGGGCTGACCCTGATCGATTCCGGTTGCGGCTCCGCCTGGGGCGCAGCCTTTGGCCATGCGCGCGCAGCGCTGCGGGATGCGGGCGTCGCGCCTGACGACATCAAGCGCGTCCTGCTCACGCATATTCATGGCGATCACGCGCTGGGATTGTTCGAACGGGATGAGCCGTACTTCCCGCGCGCGGAGATCTGGGTGGCGCAGGACGATCTCGATTTCTACACCAGCGCCGAGGCGCGCGAGAAAACGCCGGAAGCGCGGCGCACTGCTTTCAAGCTGACGGAGCAGCTTCTGAAGATCTATGGCGACCGCGTTCGCGGCATTCCCATGGGCGCGATTCTGCCCGGCGTCGAAGCCATGTCGCTGCCCGGACATACGCCGGCGCATACTGGTTATCTCATCGGCGAAGGCGGCGACCGGCTGCTCATCTGGGGCGACGCGCTCCATTTTGGCGATTTCCAGGCGGCTGATCCCAAGCGCGGCCTGAGCTTCGACATTGATCCCACGACGGCGGTGCGCACGCGCTTTTCGATGCTCGATCGCGCCGCCCGCGAGAACTGGGTCATCACCGGCAGCCATCTCAAGGGCTCCGGTCGCATCGAGCGCGCCGGCGAGGGCTTTCACATCGCCGCAGCTTGA
- a CDS encoding GNAT family N-acetyltransferase — protein MSPEAAPPDSALKSELSSLTIRATRVDDYEAIATLVNLPGFRAGTLRLPFRRPELTRKWLETQSPDDVSIVALRDGVVVGQAGLERQGGRRSHAARLGMGVHDDHCGQGVGGTLLKALIDAADDWLDLRRIELTVYADNARAIRLYEKFGFEKEGVLRAYAFRAGVYVDALAMARLRM, from the coding sequence ATGAGTCCGGAGGCTGCGCCGCCTGACAGCGCGTTAAAATCAGAACTCTCAAGCCTGACGATCCGCGCGACGCGCGTGGACGATTACGAGGCGATCGCGACGCTGGTGAACCTGCCGGGCTTTCGCGCCGGCACGCTGCGGCTGCCGTTCCGCAGGCCGGAGCTGACGCGCAAATGGCTGGAGACCCAGAGTCCCGATGATGTCAGCATCGTCGCCTTGCGTGATGGCGTCGTCGTTGGGCAGGCGGGACTTGAGCGTCAGGGCGGACGCCGCTCGCATGCGGCGCGCCTCGGCATGGGCGTGCATGATGATCATTGTGGGCAGGGCGTCGGCGGGACGCTGCTGAAGGCGCTTATCGACGCCGCAGATGACTGGCTTGATCTCAGGCGCATCGAACTCACGGTCTATGCCGACAATGCGCGCGCGATCCGGCTCTATGAGAAGTTCGGCTTCGAGAAAGAAGGCGTGTTGCGCGCCTACGCCTTCAGGGCCGGCGTCTATGTCGATGCGCTCGCGATGGCGCGGCTGCGGATGTAA